The following are encoded in a window of Etheostoma cragini isolate CJK2018 chromosome 7, CSU_Ecrag_1.0, whole genome shotgun sequence genomic DNA:
- the csde1 gene encoding cold shock domain-containing protein E1 isoform X6, translating to MGSPWKGFVEFTLPASPPTAFVSADLSSTSPVGLSLSPYGRSHIQVHFPGSEMERGSSEPPVARNTGSAPSTSTGPMPIPRSSSLSCHPHPGSKKHKRTPLYQRSMSFDPGMLHNNGHTAYANGTGPGIRETGVVEKLLTSYGFIQCSERQARLFFHCSQYNGNLQELKIGDDVEFEVSSDRRTGKPIAVKLLKIKPEVLPEERISGQVGPDLHAYPFTVLHGYIHPVVSAIPVHLDGKSAPGQVHTGSVCYERNGEVFYLTYTPDDVEGNIHLDTGDKVSFYMETNKHTGAVSARNIQLVKKKQMRCQGVVCATKEAFGFIERADVVKEIFFHYSEFKGDLEALQAGDDVEFTIKDRNGKEVATDVRLLPQGTVIFEDISIEQFEGTVVKVIPKVPTKNQNDPLPGRISSRIGFNDKELPFGEKDTKSKVTLLEGDHIQFNISTDRRDKLERATNIDILPDTFDFTKETREMGVIAAIRDGFGFIKCVDRDARMFFHFSEVLEESQLHISDEVEFTVVPDMLSAQRNHAVRIKKLPKGTVSFHTQSEQRFMGVVEKEVVATTNKNASPTKSKEKAKVVEKEAEEGVIAYEDCGVKLTVPYHNKDLEGGGYPQVGDKVEFSINEVKRTGQQSAVSIRVLNRNASNAKRLLGFVATLKDNFGFIETANHDQEIFFHYSEMCGDLENLELGDTVEYTLSKGKGNKVSAEKVTKVAAVNGISEDVGATAMMGKVIRPLRSVDPSQTEYQGLIEVTEEGETKGQNYPFGIMGMSNKADCLQKGELVKFQVCTVAQTGQKMASNVVPQRRAMVECVKDQFGFITYEVGESKKLFFHVKEVQDGLELQTGDEVEFSVVLNQRTGKCSACNVRRVSEGPKQVATPRPDRLVNRLKSITLDDASAPRLVIVRQPRGPDNSKGFNVERKTRQPGVID from the exons ATGGGCAGCCCCTGGAAAGGCTTTGTTGAGTTTACCTTGCCTGCGTCACCACCCACCGCGTTTGTTAGCGCTGACCTGAGCAGCACCTCCCCTGTCGGACTCAGCCTGTCGCCATATGGCCGATCT CATATCCAAGTCCATTTCCCAGGGTCAGAAATGGAAAGAGGCTCCTCTGAACCTCCAGTGGCTCGCAACACTGGCTCTGCCCCATCTACCTCTACTGGTCCCATGCCTATCCCCcgctcctcctccctctcttgcCATCCCCACCCAGGAAGTAAAAAACACAAGCGGACTCCCTTGTATCAGAGATCA ATGAGTTTTGACCCAGGCATGCTCCATAACAATGGACATACTGCGTACGCCAACGGCACAGGGCCTGGCATAAGAGAGACTGGTGTGGTGGAGAAGCTTCTGACTTCCTACGGGTTCATTCAGTGCTCCGAACGTCAGGCTCGTCTCTTCTTCCATTGCTCCCAGTACAATGGCAACCTGCAGGAGCTTAAAATAGGAG ATGATGTAGAGTTTGAGGTATCCTCTGACAGGCGCACTGGCAAGCCCATAGCAGTGAAGCTGCTAAAGATAAAGCCAGAGGTGCTGCCAGAGGAGCGCATCTCGGGCCAGGTGGGGCCAGACCTGCACGCCTATCCCTTTACTGTGCTGCATGGTTATATTCATCCA GTTGTCTCTGCAATCCCAGTGCACTTGGATGGAAAGTCTGCTCCTGGCCAGGTGCACACTGGCAGTGTTTGTTATGAAAGAAATGGG GAAGTGTTTTACCTTACCTACACTCCCGATGATGTGGAGGGCAATATCCACCTGGACACAGGCGACAAAGTCAGCTTTTATATGGAAACCAACAAGCA TACTGGTGCAGTCAGTGCTCGTAATATTCAACTTGTGAAGAAAAAGCAAATGAGGTGCCAGGGTGTGGTGTGTGCTACAAAG GAGGCCTTTGGATTCATTGAGAGAGCAGATGTGGTGAAGGAGATCTTCTTTCACTACAGCGAGTTCAAGGGTGATCTGGAGGCTCTACAGGCTGGAGATGATGTTGAGTTCACCATTAAAGACCGGAAT GGTAAAGAAGTAGCCACAGATGTTAGGCTGCTCCCCCAAGGAACAGTCATCTTTGAGGATATCAGCATCGAGCAGTTTGAAGGCACTGTTGTAAAGGTCATTCCCAAGGTTCCCACTAAAAACCAG AACGACCCTCTACCAGGCCGCATCAGTTCCCGGATTGGTTTCAATGACAAGGAACTGCCGTTTGGTGAGAAAGACACAAAGTCCAAAGTGACCCTTTTGGAGGGAGACCACATACAATTCAACATCTCCACCGACCGCAGAGACAAGCTGGAGAGGGCTACCAACATAGACATTCTCCCAGACACATTTGACTTCACCAAGGAGACCCGTGAAATG GGGGTAATTGCAGCTATACGTGATGGTTTTGGCTTCATTAAGTGTGTGGATCGGGATGCCAGGATGTTCTTTCACTTCAGTGAAGTCCTGGAGGAAAGTCAACTGCACATCTCAGATGAAGTGGAGTTCACTGTTGTGCCT GATATGCTATCAGCTCAGAGGAACCATGCAGTGCGCATCAAGAAGCTGCCAAAGGGCACAGTGTCCTTCCATACCCAGTCTGAGCAACGCTTTATGGGTGTGGTGGAAAAAGAAGTTGTGGCAACCACCAACAAGAATGCAagtcccaccaagagcaaggaAAAG GCTAAAGTTGTAGAAAAG GAAGCTGAGGAAGGAGTGATTGCCTATGAAGACTGTGGAGTGAAGCTCACTGTGCCATACCATAACAAGGACCTAGAGGGGGGAGGATACCCACAGGTCGGAGATAAG GTGGAGTTCTCCATCAACGAAGTGAAGCGAACTGGCCAGCAGAGCGCAGTCTCCATTAGGGTCCTCAACCGTAATGCCTCCAATGCCAAGAGACTGCTTGGATTTGTTGCCACACTGAAGGACAACTTCGGCTTCATTGAGACAGCAAATCACGACCAGGAGATTTTCTTTCACTACAG TGAAATGTGTGGAGACCTGGAGAACTTGGAGCTGGGCGACACAGTTGAATACACTCTTTCTAAGGGAAAAGGAAACAAAGTCAGTGCTGAAAAAGTTACCAAAGTGGCTGCAG TGAATGGCATTAGTGAGGATGTTGGTGCGACCGCAATGATGGGGAAAGTTATCCGCCCCTTACGCAGTGTAGACCCTTCCCAGACTGAATACCAAGGGCTAATTGAAGTCACAGAGGAAG GTGAAACTAAAGGTCAGAATTATCCCTTTGGAATCATGGGTATGTCAAACAAGGCCGATTGTCTGCAGAAAGGAGAACTTGTTAAGTTCCAAGTTTGCACAGTAGCCCAAACTGGTCAGAAGATGGCCTCTAATGTGGTCCCTCAGCGTAGAGCCATGGTGGAATGTGTCAAAGACCAG TTTGGCTTTATCACATATGAAGTGGGTGAGAGCAAGAAGCTGTTTTTCCATGTAAAAGAAGTGCAAGATGGCCTAGAACTCCAGACTGGGGATGAGGTGGAGTTCTCTGTTGTCCTCAATCAACGCACAGGAAAATGTAGTGCCTGCAACGTACGCAGAGTCAG TGAGGGGCCTAAACAGGTGGCCACTCCACGTCCGGATCGTCTGGTTAACCGATTAAAGAGCATCACTCTTGACGACGCCAGTGCTCCTCGCCTGGTGATTGTAAGACAGCCCCGTGGTCCTGACAATTCAAAG GGCTTTAATGTGGAGCGCAAGACTCGGCAGCCTGGTGTCATTGACTGA
- the csde1 gene encoding cold shock domain-containing protein E1 isoform X7, with the protein MGSPWKGFVEFTLPASPPTAFVSADLSSTSPVGLSLSPYGRSHIQVHFPGSEMERGSSEPPVARNTGSAPSTSTGPMPIPRSSSLSCHPHPGSKKHKRTPLYQRSMSFDPGMLHNNGHTAYANGTGPGIRETGVVEKLLTSYGFIQCSERQARLFFHCSQYNGNLQELKIGDDVEFEVSSDRRTGKPIAVKLLKIKPEVLPEERISGQVGPDLHAYPFTVLHGYIHPVVSAIPVHLDGKSAPGQVHTGSVCYERNGEVFYLTYTPDDVEGNIHLDTGDKVSFYMETNKHTGAVSARNIQLVKKKQMRCQGVVCATKEAFGFIERADVVKEIFFHYSEFKGDLEALQAGDDVEFTIKDRNGKEVATDVRLLPQGTVIFEDISIEQFEGTVVKVIPKVPTKNQNDPLPGRISSRIGFNDKELPFGEKDTKSKVTLLEGDHIQFNISTDRRDKLERATNIDILPDTFDFTKETREMGVIAAIRDGFGFIKCVDRDARMFFHFSEVLEESQLHISDEVEFTVVPDMLSAQRNHAVRIKKLPKGTVSFHTQSEQRFMGVVEKEVVATTNKNASPTKSKEKKKDKEAEEGVIAYEDCGVKLTVPYHNKDLEGGGYPQVGDKVEFSINEVKRTGQQSAVSIRVLNRNASNAKRLLGFVATLKDNFGFIETANHDQEIFFHYSEMCGDLENLELGDTVEYTLSKGKGNKVSAEKVTKVAAVNGISEDVGATAMMGKVIRPLRSVDPSQTEYQGLIEVTEEGETKGQNYPFGIMGMSNKADCLQKGELVKFQVCTVAQTGQKMASNVVPQRRAMVECVKDQFGFITYEVGESKKLFFHVKEVQDGLELQTGDEVEFSVVLNQRTGKCSACNVRRVSEGPKQVATPRPDRLVNRLKSITLDDASAPRLVIVRQPRGPDNSKGFNVERKTRQPGVID; encoded by the exons ATGGGCAGCCCCTGGAAAGGCTTTGTTGAGTTTACCTTGCCTGCGTCACCACCCACCGCGTTTGTTAGCGCTGACCTGAGCAGCACCTCCCCTGTCGGACTCAGCCTGTCGCCATATGGCCGATCT CATATCCAAGTCCATTTCCCAGGGTCAGAAATGGAAAGAGGCTCCTCTGAACCTCCAGTGGCTCGCAACACTGGCTCTGCCCCATCTACCTCTACTGGTCCCATGCCTATCCCCcgctcctcctccctctcttgcCATCCCCACCCAGGAAGTAAAAAACACAAGCGGACTCCCTTGTATCAGAGATCA ATGAGTTTTGACCCAGGCATGCTCCATAACAATGGACATACTGCGTACGCCAACGGCACAGGGCCTGGCATAAGAGAGACTGGTGTGGTGGAGAAGCTTCTGACTTCCTACGGGTTCATTCAGTGCTCCGAACGTCAGGCTCGTCTCTTCTTCCATTGCTCCCAGTACAATGGCAACCTGCAGGAGCTTAAAATAGGAG ATGATGTAGAGTTTGAGGTATCCTCTGACAGGCGCACTGGCAAGCCCATAGCAGTGAAGCTGCTAAAGATAAAGCCAGAGGTGCTGCCAGAGGAGCGCATCTCGGGCCAGGTGGGGCCAGACCTGCACGCCTATCCCTTTACTGTGCTGCATGGTTATATTCATCCA GTTGTCTCTGCAATCCCAGTGCACTTGGATGGAAAGTCTGCTCCTGGCCAGGTGCACACTGGCAGTGTTTGTTATGAAAGAAATGGG GAAGTGTTTTACCTTACCTACACTCCCGATGATGTGGAGGGCAATATCCACCTGGACACAGGCGACAAAGTCAGCTTTTATATGGAAACCAACAAGCA TACTGGTGCAGTCAGTGCTCGTAATATTCAACTTGTGAAGAAAAAGCAAATGAGGTGCCAGGGTGTGGTGTGTGCTACAAAG GAGGCCTTTGGATTCATTGAGAGAGCAGATGTGGTGAAGGAGATCTTCTTTCACTACAGCGAGTTCAAGGGTGATCTGGAGGCTCTACAGGCTGGAGATGATGTTGAGTTCACCATTAAAGACCGGAAT GGTAAAGAAGTAGCCACAGATGTTAGGCTGCTCCCCCAAGGAACAGTCATCTTTGAGGATATCAGCATCGAGCAGTTTGAAGGCACTGTTGTAAAGGTCATTCCCAAGGTTCCCACTAAAAACCAG AACGACCCTCTACCAGGCCGCATCAGTTCCCGGATTGGTTTCAATGACAAGGAACTGCCGTTTGGTGAGAAAGACACAAAGTCCAAAGTGACCCTTTTGGAGGGAGACCACATACAATTCAACATCTCCACCGACCGCAGAGACAAGCTGGAGAGGGCTACCAACATAGACATTCTCCCAGACACATTTGACTTCACCAAGGAGACCCGTGAAATG GGGGTAATTGCAGCTATACGTGATGGTTTTGGCTTCATTAAGTGTGTGGATCGGGATGCCAGGATGTTCTTTCACTTCAGTGAAGTCCTGGAGGAAAGTCAACTGCACATCTCAGATGAAGTGGAGTTCACTGTTGTGCCT GATATGCTATCAGCTCAGAGGAACCATGCAGTGCGCATCAAGAAGCTGCCAAAGGGCACAGTGTCCTTCCATACCCAGTCTGAGCAACGCTTTATGGGTGTGGTGGAAAAAGAAGTTGTGGCAACCACCAACAAGAATGCAagtcccaccaagagcaaggaAAAG AAAAAAGATAAG GAAGCTGAGGAAGGAGTGATTGCCTATGAAGACTGTGGAGTGAAGCTCACTGTGCCATACCATAACAAGGACCTAGAGGGGGGAGGATACCCACAGGTCGGAGATAAG GTGGAGTTCTCCATCAACGAAGTGAAGCGAACTGGCCAGCAGAGCGCAGTCTCCATTAGGGTCCTCAACCGTAATGCCTCCAATGCCAAGAGACTGCTTGGATTTGTTGCCACACTGAAGGACAACTTCGGCTTCATTGAGACAGCAAATCACGACCAGGAGATTTTCTTTCACTACAG TGAAATGTGTGGAGACCTGGAGAACTTGGAGCTGGGCGACACAGTTGAATACACTCTTTCTAAGGGAAAAGGAAACAAAGTCAGTGCTGAAAAAGTTACCAAAGTGGCTGCAG TGAATGGCATTAGTGAGGATGTTGGTGCGACCGCAATGATGGGGAAAGTTATCCGCCCCTTACGCAGTGTAGACCCTTCCCAGACTGAATACCAAGGGCTAATTGAAGTCACAGAGGAAG GTGAAACTAAAGGTCAGAATTATCCCTTTGGAATCATGGGTATGTCAAACAAGGCCGATTGTCTGCAGAAAGGAGAACTTGTTAAGTTCCAAGTTTGCACAGTAGCCCAAACTGGTCAGAAGATGGCCTCTAATGTGGTCCCTCAGCGTAGAGCCATGGTGGAATGTGTCAAAGACCAG TTTGGCTTTATCACATATGAAGTGGGTGAGAGCAAGAAGCTGTTTTTCCATGTAAAAGAAGTGCAAGATGGCCTAGAACTCCAGACTGGGGATGAGGTGGAGTTCTCTGTTGTCCTCAATCAACGCACAGGAAAATGTAGTGCCTGCAACGTACGCAGAGTCAG TGAGGGGCCTAAACAGGTGGCCACTCCACGTCCGGATCGTCTGGTTAACCGATTAAAGAGCATCACTCTTGACGACGCCAGTGCTCCTCGCCTGGTGATTGTAAGACAGCCCCGTGGTCCTGACAATTCAAAG GGCTTTAATGTGGAGCGCAAGACTCGGCAGCCTGGTGTCATTGACTGA
- the csde1 gene encoding cold shock domain-containing protein E1 isoform X5: MGSPWKGFVEFTLPASPPTAFVSADLSSTSPVGLSLSPYGRSHIQVHFPGSEMERGSSEPPVARNTGSAPSTSTGPMPIPRSSSLSCHPHPGSKKHKRTPLYQRSMSFDPGMLHNNGHTAYANGTGPGIRETGVVEKLLTSYGFIQCSERQARLFFHCSQYNGNLQELKIGDDVEFEVSSDRRTGKPIAVKLLKIKPEVLPEERISGQVGPDLHAYPFTVLHGYIHPVVSAIPVHLDGKSAPGQVHTGSVCYERNGEVFYLTYTPDDVEGNIHLDTGDKVSFYMETNKHTGAVSARNIQLVKKKQMRCQGVVCATKEAFGFIERADVVKEIFFHYSEFKGDLEALQAGDDVEFTIKDRNGKEVATDVRLLPQGTVIFEDISIEQFEGTVVKVIPKVPTKNQNDPLPGRISSRIGFNDKELPFGEKDTKSKVTLLEGDHIQFNISTDRRDKLERATNIDILPDTFDFTKETREMGVIAAIRDGFGFIKCVDRDARMFFHFSEVLEESQLHISDEVEFTVVPDMLSAQRNHAVRIKKLPKGTVSFHTQSEQRFMGVVEKEVVATTNKNASPTKSKEKKKDKAKVVEKEAEEGVIAYEDCGVKLTVPYHNKDLEGGGYPQVGDKVEFSINEVKRTGQQSAVSIRVLNRNASNAKRLLGFVATLKDNFGFIETANHDQEIFFHYSEMCGDLENLELGDTVEYTLSKGKGNKVSAEKVTKVAAVNGISEDVGATAMMGKVIRPLRSVDPSQTEYQGLIEVTEEGETKGQNYPFGIMGMSNKADCLQKGELVKFQVCTVAQTGQKMASNVVPQRRAMVECVKDQFGFITYEVGESKKLFFHVKEVQDGLELQTGDEVEFSVVLNQRTGKCSACNVRRVSEGPKQVATPRPDRLVNRLKSITLDDASAPRLVIVRQPRGPDNSKGFNVERKTRQPGVID; the protein is encoded by the exons ATGGGCAGCCCCTGGAAAGGCTTTGTTGAGTTTACCTTGCCTGCGTCACCACCCACCGCGTTTGTTAGCGCTGACCTGAGCAGCACCTCCCCTGTCGGACTCAGCCTGTCGCCATATGGCCGATCT CATATCCAAGTCCATTTCCCAGGGTCAGAAATGGAAAGAGGCTCCTCTGAACCTCCAGTGGCTCGCAACACTGGCTCTGCCCCATCTACCTCTACTGGTCCCATGCCTATCCCCcgctcctcctccctctcttgcCATCCCCACCCAGGAAGTAAAAAACACAAGCGGACTCCCTTGTATCAGAGATCA ATGAGTTTTGACCCAGGCATGCTCCATAACAATGGACATACTGCGTACGCCAACGGCACAGGGCCTGGCATAAGAGAGACTGGTGTGGTGGAGAAGCTTCTGACTTCCTACGGGTTCATTCAGTGCTCCGAACGTCAGGCTCGTCTCTTCTTCCATTGCTCCCAGTACAATGGCAACCTGCAGGAGCTTAAAATAGGAG ATGATGTAGAGTTTGAGGTATCCTCTGACAGGCGCACTGGCAAGCCCATAGCAGTGAAGCTGCTAAAGATAAAGCCAGAGGTGCTGCCAGAGGAGCGCATCTCGGGCCAGGTGGGGCCAGACCTGCACGCCTATCCCTTTACTGTGCTGCATGGTTATATTCATCCA GTTGTCTCTGCAATCCCAGTGCACTTGGATGGAAAGTCTGCTCCTGGCCAGGTGCACACTGGCAGTGTTTGTTATGAAAGAAATGGG GAAGTGTTTTACCTTACCTACACTCCCGATGATGTGGAGGGCAATATCCACCTGGACACAGGCGACAAAGTCAGCTTTTATATGGAAACCAACAAGCA TACTGGTGCAGTCAGTGCTCGTAATATTCAACTTGTGAAGAAAAAGCAAATGAGGTGCCAGGGTGTGGTGTGTGCTACAAAG GAGGCCTTTGGATTCATTGAGAGAGCAGATGTGGTGAAGGAGATCTTCTTTCACTACAGCGAGTTCAAGGGTGATCTGGAGGCTCTACAGGCTGGAGATGATGTTGAGTTCACCATTAAAGACCGGAAT GGTAAAGAAGTAGCCACAGATGTTAGGCTGCTCCCCCAAGGAACAGTCATCTTTGAGGATATCAGCATCGAGCAGTTTGAAGGCACTGTTGTAAAGGTCATTCCCAAGGTTCCCACTAAAAACCAG AACGACCCTCTACCAGGCCGCATCAGTTCCCGGATTGGTTTCAATGACAAGGAACTGCCGTTTGGTGAGAAAGACACAAAGTCCAAAGTGACCCTTTTGGAGGGAGACCACATACAATTCAACATCTCCACCGACCGCAGAGACAAGCTGGAGAGGGCTACCAACATAGACATTCTCCCAGACACATTTGACTTCACCAAGGAGACCCGTGAAATG GGGGTAATTGCAGCTATACGTGATGGTTTTGGCTTCATTAAGTGTGTGGATCGGGATGCCAGGATGTTCTTTCACTTCAGTGAAGTCCTGGAGGAAAGTCAACTGCACATCTCAGATGAAGTGGAGTTCACTGTTGTGCCT GATATGCTATCAGCTCAGAGGAACCATGCAGTGCGCATCAAGAAGCTGCCAAAGGGCACAGTGTCCTTCCATACCCAGTCTGAGCAACGCTTTATGGGTGTGGTGGAAAAAGAAGTTGTGGCAACCACCAACAAGAATGCAagtcccaccaagagcaaggaAAAG AAAAAAGATAAG GCTAAAGTTGTAGAAAAG GAAGCTGAGGAAGGAGTGATTGCCTATGAAGACTGTGGAGTGAAGCTCACTGTGCCATACCATAACAAGGACCTAGAGGGGGGAGGATACCCACAGGTCGGAGATAAG GTGGAGTTCTCCATCAACGAAGTGAAGCGAACTGGCCAGCAGAGCGCAGTCTCCATTAGGGTCCTCAACCGTAATGCCTCCAATGCCAAGAGACTGCTTGGATTTGTTGCCACACTGAAGGACAACTTCGGCTTCATTGAGACAGCAAATCACGACCAGGAGATTTTCTTTCACTACAG TGAAATGTGTGGAGACCTGGAGAACTTGGAGCTGGGCGACACAGTTGAATACACTCTTTCTAAGGGAAAAGGAAACAAAGTCAGTGCTGAAAAAGTTACCAAAGTGGCTGCAG TGAATGGCATTAGTGAGGATGTTGGTGCGACCGCAATGATGGGGAAAGTTATCCGCCCCTTACGCAGTGTAGACCCTTCCCAGACTGAATACCAAGGGCTAATTGAAGTCACAGAGGAAG GTGAAACTAAAGGTCAGAATTATCCCTTTGGAATCATGGGTATGTCAAACAAGGCCGATTGTCTGCAGAAAGGAGAACTTGTTAAGTTCCAAGTTTGCACAGTAGCCCAAACTGGTCAGAAGATGGCCTCTAATGTGGTCCCTCAGCGTAGAGCCATGGTGGAATGTGTCAAAGACCAG TTTGGCTTTATCACATATGAAGTGGGTGAGAGCAAGAAGCTGTTTTTCCATGTAAAAGAAGTGCAAGATGGCCTAGAACTCCAGACTGGGGATGAGGTGGAGTTCTCTGTTGTCCTCAATCAACGCACAGGAAAATGTAGTGCCTGCAACGTACGCAGAGTCAG TGAGGGGCCTAAACAGGTGGCCACTCCACGTCCGGATCGTCTGGTTAACCGATTAAAGAGCATCACTCTTGACGACGCCAGTGCTCCTCGCCTGGTGATTGTAAGACAGCCCCGTGGTCCTGACAATTCAAAG GGCTTTAATGTGGAGCGCAAGACTCGGCAGCCTGGTGTCATTGACTGA